Proteins found in one Salvia splendens isolate huo1 chromosome 10, SspV2, whole genome shotgun sequence genomic segment:
- the LOC121752489 gene encoding heterogeneous nuclear ribonucleoprotein 1-like has translation MEVDQGKLFIGGISWDTNEDCLKEYFETYGDVAEAVIMRDRTTGRARGFGFVVYADPTVAERVVKEKHMIDGRTVEAKKAIPRDDQNLINRNSGSMEGSPGPGRTKKIFVGGLASTVTENDFKTYFDQFGTITDVVVMYDHNTQRQRGFGFITYDSEEAVDMVLHKTFHELNGKMVEIKRAVPKELSPGPSRSPPVGYNYGFTRPSSFMNNYAQGYNLSPVGGYGVRMDGRYSPLASARAGFSHFGSPAYGLGVNMVQRLGGGFGGGSNFNSNLGYGRVLNPYFASNQSRYNTPIGFNTSNSRGESFLNSSPRSVWGNDGLNASPNSAASASYFGSGSGGFGVFGNNGTNWGTSPVTGSLGGGSSGYNGGNFVYRGGDNNYSVGAGGFGRNTGTGVATTSSFPASTGDYEGSYGDFYRSGSVYSDPTWQTASSELDNSNSFGYGLGNPEDVAAKDSEDYVVGYDLPTRQSSRGIAA, from the exons ATGGAGGTGGATCAAGGTAAGCTCTTTATCGGTGGGATTTCTTGGGACACGAATGAGGATTGTCTTAAAGAATATTTTGAAACATATGGGGATGTTGCGGAGGCAGTGATCATGAGAGACCGAACCACAGGTCGTGCTCGTGGCTTTGGCTTTGTTGTCTATGCAGACCCTACCGTTGCTGAGAGGGTGGTTAAGGAGAAACACATGATTGATGGACGAACT GTGGAAGCCAAAAAAGCTATTCCTAGGGATGACCAGAACCTTATAAATCGAAACAGTGGCAGCATGGAAGGTTCACCAGGACCTGGACGCACTAAAAAGATATTTGTAGGAGGGTTAGCATCTACAGTCACTGAGAATGATTTTAAAACTTATTTTGATCAGTTTGGTACCATAACAGATGTTGTGGTGATGTATGACCACAATACGCAGAGACAAAGAGGTTTTGGGTTTATAACATATGATTCGGAGGAGGCAGTAGATATGGTGTTGCATAAAACTTTTCATGAACTCAATGGTAAAATGGTTGAGATAAAGCGAGCAGTTCCCAAAGAATTGTCTCCGGGACCCAGCCGGAGCCCACCTGTTGGTTATAACTACGGGTTTACTAGACCTAGCAGTTTCATGAATAACTATGCCCAGGGATATAATCTTAGCCCAGTTGGAGGTTATGGAGTTAGGATGGATGGTAGATATAGTCCTCTAGCTAGTGCTCGAGCTGGTTTCTCACATTTTGGTTCTCCTGCATATGGACTTGGTGTCAATATGGTGCAACGTTTGGGTGGTGGCTTTGGAGGGGGCTCTAACTTCAACAGCAACTTAGGTTATGGCCGTGTTCTGAACCCGTATTTTGCCAGTAACCAGAGCAGGTACAACACACCGATTGGTTTCAATACAAGTAACAGCAGAGGTGAATCTTTTCTAAACTCTTCGCCTAGAAGTGTATGGGGAAACGATGGACTTAATGCTTCCCCAAATAGTGCCGCTTCTGCTTCATACTTTGGTTCTGGAAGCGGTGGTTTCGGAGTCTTCGGAAACAATGGAACAAACTGGGGTACTTCCCCTGTTACTGGGTCCCTCGGAGGAGGATCTTCTGGCTACAATGGTGGAAACTTTGTCTACCGAGGTGGAGATAATAATTATTCTGTGGGAGCAGGAGGATTTGGAAGAAACACCGGAACTGGTGTGGCTACAACATCTTCATTTCCTGCCTCAACTGGTGATTATGAGGGATCCTACGGGGACTTTTACCGTAGTGGTTCTGTGTACAGTGATCCGACTTGGCAAACTGCATCTTCTGAGCTTGATAATTCTAATTCGTTTGGCTATGGGCTTGGAAACCCAGAAGATGTTGCCGCTAAAGATTCTGAGGATTATGTGGTCGGATATGACCTTCCAACTAGGCAATCCAGTAGAG GGATTGCTGCTTAG
- the LOC121750281 gene encoding cytokinin riboside 5'-monophosphate phosphoribohydrolase LOG2-like isoform X1, with the protein MGISVCCSSSFWLNMNPKQQCRFAKISGNQKRGDDLKITGNFRKAQTQSTRSICCKLQGTDFEERTSPAEVKREIEKCYEFIERLGRGVVYLGSARLGTEHPHFVRSFELAKGIASLLDATTWSGAGPGLMDAVTKGALEAGKPVGGFKIGKEAGQWTATDVHPYLPLDSYLTCRFFSARKHGLVDAGVRAVSSDRTAFVALPGGIGTLDEVFEVSALIQLERIGSMLPVPFLVMNYDSFYSKLLGFIDDCEGWGTVSKGEVASLWRVCNTNAEALAYLAEYYGLPDTEGYTSISELGEDNGIVSSSSKIDVQ; encoded by the exons ATGGGGATTTCAGTATGTTGTTCGAGTTCATTTTGGCTAAACATGAATCCGAAGCAGCAATGTCGTTTCGCTAAAATTTCCGGAAATCAGAAGCGCGGAGACGATTTGAAGATCACGGGGAATTTTAGGAAAGCTCAGACTCAATCAACAAGGTCGATTTGCTGCAAGCTTCAAGGCACCGATTTTGAGGAGAGAACCAGCCCTGCTGAG GTGAAGAGAGAAATCGAGAAATGCTATGAGTTTATAGAAAGGCTTGGCAGAGGAGTAGTGTACTTAGGTTCAGCAAGATTGGGGACTGAGCATCCACATTTTGTCAGATCATTTGAATTGGCCAAAGGA ATTGCGAGCCTCTTAGATGCTACTACCTGGTCGGGAGCTGGGCCGGGGCTGATGGATGCCGTCACTAAAGGTGCTCTTGAAGCAGGGAAGCCAGTTGGTGGATTCAAGATAGGCAAGGAAGCCGGTCAATGGACTGCTACCGATGTTCATCCCTACCTCCCGTTGGATAGCTATCTAACGTGCAG GTTCTTTTCTGCGCGGAAGCATGGCCTGGTGGATGCTGGTGTTAGAGCTGTGAGTTCGGACAGGACGGCTTTCGTTGCTCTGCCTGGTGGAATTGGCACTCTGGATGAGGTGTTTGAGGTTTCGGCACTGATTCAACTTGAGAGGATCGGATCCATGCTTCCCGTCCCCTTCCTTGTTATGAACTATGATTCGTTCTACTCGAAACTGCTGGGGTTTATAGATGATTGTGAGGGCTGGGGCACTGTCTCGAAAGGTGAAGTGGCATCGTTGTGGAGAGTATGCAATACCAACGCAGAAGCTTTGGCTTATTTGGCTGAATATTACGGACTCCCTGATACAGAAGGCTACACGAGCATCTCCGAGTTAGGAGAAGATAATGGAATTGTATCTTCTTCAAGTAAGATCGATGTGCAGTAA
- the LOC121750281 gene encoding probable cytokinin riboside 5'-monophosphate phosphoribohydrolase LOGL3 isoform X2, translating into MGISVCCSSSFWLNMNPKQQCRFAKISGNQKRGDDLKITGNFRKAQTQSTRSICCKLQGTDFEERTSPAEIASLLDATTWSGAGPGLMDAVTKGALEAGKPVGGFKIGKEAGQWTATDVHPYLPLDSYLTCRFFSARKHGLVDAGVRAVSSDRTAFVALPGGIGTLDEVFEVSALIQLERIGSMLPVPFLVMNYDSFYSKLLGFIDDCEGWGTVSKGEVASLWRVCNTNAEALAYLAEYYGLPDTEGYTSISELGEDNGIVSSSSKIDVQ; encoded by the exons ATGGGGATTTCAGTATGTTGTTCGAGTTCATTTTGGCTAAACATGAATCCGAAGCAGCAATGTCGTTTCGCTAAAATTTCCGGAAATCAGAAGCGCGGAGACGATTTGAAGATCACGGGGAATTTTAGGAAAGCTCAGACTCAATCAACAAGGTCGATTTGCTGCAAGCTTCAAGGCACCGATTTTGAGGAGAGAACCAGCCCTGCTGAG ATTGCGAGCCTCTTAGATGCTACTACCTGGTCGGGAGCTGGGCCGGGGCTGATGGATGCCGTCACTAAAGGTGCTCTTGAAGCAGGGAAGCCAGTTGGTGGATTCAAGATAGGCAAGGAAGCCGGTCAATGGACTGCTACCGATGTTCATCCCTACCTCCCGTTGGATAGCTATCTAACGTGCAG GTTCTTTTCTGCGCGGAAGCATGGCCTGGTGGATGCTGGTGTTAGAGCTGTGAGTTCGGACAGGACGGCTTTCGTTGCTCTGCCTGGTGGAATTGGCACTCTGGATGAGGTGTTTGAGGTTTCGGCACTGATTCAACTTGAGAGGATCGGATCCATGCTTCCCGTCCCCTTCCTTGTTATGAACTATGATTCGTTCTACTCGAAACTGCTGGGGTTTATAGATGATTGTGAGGGCTGGGGCACTGTCTCGAAAGGTGAAGTGGCATCGTTGTGGAGAGTATGCAATACCAACGCAGAAGCTTTGGCTTATTTGGCTGAATATTACGGACTCCCTGATACAGAAGGCTACACGAGCATCTCCGAGTTAGGAGAAGATAATGGAATTGTATCTTCTTCAAGTAAGATCGATGTGCAGTAA